One stretch of Candidatus Bathyarchaeia archaeon DNA includes these proteins:
- a CDS encoding gamma-glutamylcyclotransferase family protein, whose translation MVSYFAYGSNLNQEDLDKWCKKRNRPLIDLKLKSPRPCVLRDYTLDFNYYSRSRGGGAANIEPSQGEYVEGVLFEMTKADMQTIDIKEGAPNSYRKIPVSVILKDNEKVDGVATYTVCDKCKTHFTAPTDEYLKIMLDGARAFGLSSAWIAKVNSIARPTT comes from the coding sequence ATGGTTAGCTACTTTGCATACGGCTCAAATTTAAATCAGGAAGACTTGGACAAGTGGTGTAAGAAGCGAAATAGACCGTTAATCGACCTAAAGTTAAAATCACCTAGACCTTGCGTCCTCAGGGATTACACATTAGATTTTAATTATTACTCTCGAAGTAGGGGAGGCGGTGCAGCTAACATAGAGCCATCACAAGGCGAGTATGTCGAAGGGGTTTTATTCGAAATGACCAAAGCCGACATGCAAACTATTGATATAAAGGAAGGCGCCCCTAACTCCTACCGCAAAATACCTGTTTCGGTTATTCTAAAAGACAACGAGAAAGTGGATGGCGTAGCTACATACACCGTTTGTGATAAATGCAAAACACATTTCACGGCACCTACCGATGAGTATCTTAAGATTATGCTAGATGGTGCAAGAGCTTTTGGTTTATCGTCTGCATGGATTGCAAAAGTCAATAGTATAGCTAGACCAACAACTTAG